From the Selenomonadales bacterium genome, the window GCCGCGCGAGTACGTGCCTATCTTCTTGTTTACTCCACTAAGCCCGACAATCTCCAAGAGCTCCGATGCACGTTTTTTGGTCTCGGCCGCACAGAGACCCGTGATATCACCGCACAGCTGCAAGAACTCACTTGCTCTCATGTACCCGTAGAACTCCGGCACATCAGGCAAATAACCAACGTGCCGGTTTGTTTTCGTTGCCCCAAATGACACCTTTTCGCCACACACAAAGATCTCGCCCTTATCGGCTGGCAACAATCCCAGAATCATTTTCATAGTGGTGGTTTTACCGGCTCCATTAGCGCCGATGAAACCGAAAATACTGCCTGTGGGCACATCGAGGGATATTCCATCAATCACCTTGTTTGCACCGAAGCTTTTTGCTAACCCTTTGACAGATAAAGCATGCGTCACTCTTCTGCCCTCCCGTAGGTAAAATAAAGCACCGGACCGATGATGCCGACAAGCAAGCAAACAATGATCCAAAAAACGCGGTTGCCAAAGCGATATGTTTGGTGCTTTAAAATGTGCACTATGGACGCAAGCATAAGGCCGAGCTGGATGACCACCAAAGGAATTAAGAACGGCAAGTATTCCTGCAGGTTTCCCACGTTAGTTTCCTCCTTGTATAAATGCTTTTAGTCTTTCTACAATCAGGCGGTACTCGGGATTCTCCCACAACGGCGCAAAGACAGGACTGTGCAGGACATCCTTCATCATACTGTCCTTAACGACCGACTCGCTTCTGGGCACTACATCGGCATTGTCGCTCAACCAGCCGTCGATTTTACTAAAAAAGTCGTCGCCGCGAAGTTCAATGGGGAAGAAATCGTAGATGCAAG encodes:
- a CDS encoding PLDc_N domain-containing protein gives rise to the protein MGNLQEYLPFLIPLVVIQLGLMLASIVHILKHQTYRFGNRVFWIIVCLLVGIIGPVLYFTYGRAEE